A single window of Chloracidobacterium thermophilum B DNA harbors:
- a CDS encoding lysophospholipid acyltransferase family protein — protein MERAPVNPSPTVRQRAEAALVAGLLGGLGRLPRRWALCGGMLLARLLACVLPRLWRVGADNLALAFPELSERERRQLLRGCITNLGRLLGEFSQFPKLHPGNVHEVVEYEGFEHFAAAQAQGRGVIFFTGHLGAWELSAFAHALYGHPLNILVRPIDNPLVDHLITRWRTASGNRLLSKHRDLRGLVVRLRRGETVGILADVHVQPQHGIFCPFFGRPACTSPLVARLARRTGAVVVPGYLVWDARRGRHRLVFEPPVPLVRTADEAFDIRENTLRLTRCWEAVVRRYPDQWLWIHRRWKSQPQPDLAPVTVPNGSNLLSPGNNQC, from the coding sequence ATGGAACGTGCACCTGTCAATCCATCTCCGACCGTACGGCAGCGGGCCGAAGCCGCTCTGGTGGCCGGGCTGTTGGGGGGCCTGGGACGCCTGCCCCGGCGGTGGGCCCTGTGCGGCGGCATGCTTCTGGCAAGGCTTCTGGCCTGTGTGCTGCCACGGTTGTGGCGGGTGGGTGCTGACAATCTGGCCCTGGCTTTCCCGGAACTGTCGGAACGGGAGCGGCGGCAGTTGCTCCGCGGGTGCATCACAAACCTGGGGCGGCTGCTCGGCGAGTTTTCCCAGTTTCCGAAGCTGCATCCCGGGAATGTCCACGAAGTGGTTGAATACGAAGGGTTTGAGCACTTTGCCGCAGCTCAGGCGCAGGGACGGGGCGTGATTTTCTTTACCGGACACCTCGGCGCTTGGGAACTCAGCGCCTTTGCACATGCGCTTTACGGGCATCCGCTCAACATTCTCGTGCGCCCCATAGACAATCCCCTTGTGGATCATCTGATCACACGCTGGCGGACGGCGAGCGGCAACCGCCTCCTATCCAAGCACCGCGACTTGCGCGGGCTGGTGGTCCGCCTCCGGCGGGGGGAGACGGTGGGGATTCTCGCCGATGTGCACGTCCAGCCCCAGCACGGTATTTTCTGCCCGTTTTTTGGGCGTCCGGCCTGCACGTCGCCGCTTGTGGCACGCCTGGCGCGGCGGACGGGGGCGGTGGTTGTTCCGGGGTATCTCGTATGGGATGCCCGGCGGGGACGGCACCGGCTGGTGTTCGAGCCACCGGTGCCGCTGGTACGGACGGCGGACGAAGCCTTCGACATCCGGGAAAACACGCTCCGCCTGACACGCTGCTGGGAAGCTGTGGTCCGCCGCTACCCGGACCAGTGGCTGTGGATTCACCGGCGCTGGAAAAGCCAACCCCAACCGGACTTGGCTCCGGTAACTGTCCCGAACGGTTCCAATCTTTTGTCACCAGGAAACAATCAATGCTGA
- the cdaA gene encoding diadenylate cyclase CdaA gives MTTLMHWLGQSWFATGIDLLLVFLVVYEVLKLLKGTRAIQVASGITIVAFLYQVSHWLHLPTLEFVIRHSLLYVGFAVVVLFQNEIRLAFANFGRNIRFLSHLGWRTRKLSVVQYEDVLLAVATLAANKTGALIVFERQDNLDEYISRGVRLDAVLGYDLLINIFNPEAPLHDGAVIIRQDRIAAASCFLPLTLNPRLSKDTGTRHRSAIGITEESDAFVIVVSEETGMVSCVEGGHIKRGLEIQAVRQLLSKALNATTTHSATPVRRRRRLVEPSEVDFVTLDTPSETSETPATGTPIIANGRQMSRISERGALNPAAVWQQGRHWLIWIGEKVRALVVENFTLKLIAAVMTSALWLSATKQDAIPFVLRGVPVNYQGLREDLVIANIHEVQEVTLRVRGPRDVVERLRPESFVITVSLAGKNPGDRVILLREEARIEKPAGVEILEIEPSRLTLNLERQVYRQVDIKPNFRGTLPVDREIAEYQVVPATTMLRGPEAQVYALPSVGTETIWLNVHDRSFTERYKVDVKDPRIEIVGAQEVEVKVTIRPVILRRRLDVILDTPGTPPTRLEVTVEGPKSVVEKLRGRDFQATVGADLVSERPPRRKVVVLPPPDLAEQVQVVRVSPDEVINRRSEQGSTR, from the coding sequence GTGACGACGTTAATGCACTGGCTTGGTCAATCCTGGTTTGCGACGGGCATCGATCTGCTCCTCGTCTTTCTGGTCGTCTATGAGGTGCTGAAGCTCCTCAAGGGGACGCGCGCCATACAGGTTGCCAGTGGGATCACTATCGTCGCCTTCCTGTATCAGGTCTCACACTGGCTGCACCTGCCGACGTTGGAGTTCGTCATCCGCCACAGCCTGCTTTACGTTGGCTTTGCCGTTGTCGTGCTGTTTCAGAACGAAATTCGCCTGGCCTTTGCCAACTTTGGCCGGAACATCCGGTTTTTGTCCCATCTGGGCTGGCGGACGCGCAAGCTGTCGGTGGTGCAGTATGAGGATGTCCTGCTGGCCGTCGCCACGTTGGCGGCCAACAAAACTGGTGCCCTGATTGTTTTCGAGCGGCAGGACAACCTGGACGAGTACATCTCACGGGGAGTCCGGCTGGATGCGGTTCTCGGCTACGACCTGCTCATCAACATCTTCAACCCGGAAGCGCCGCTCCACGACGGAGCGGTCATCATCCGCCAGGATCGAATTGCTGCCGCCAGTTGTTTCCTGCCTCTGACCCTCAATCCACGGCTGTCCAAAGACACCGGGACGCGCCACCGTTCGGCAATTGGCATCACGGAGGAAAGCGATGCTTTTGTCATTGTGGTTTCTGAAGAAACCGGAATGGTGTCGTGTGTCGAAGGAGGGCACATCAAACGTGGGCTTGAAATCCAAGCCGTCCGCCAGTTGCTCTCCAAGGCGCTGAATGCGACGACAACCCACAGTGCCACTCCGGTGCGCCGCCGCCGTCGTCTGGTGGAGCCTTCGGAGGTGGATTTTGTCACCCTCGATACTCCCAGTGAAACGAGTGAAACGCCGGCGACAGGGACGCCCATTATTGCCAATGGACGCCAGATGTCACGAATCAGCGAGCGCGGGGCCTTGAATCCAGCCGCCGTTTGGCAGCAGGGACGCCACTGGCTGATTTGGATTGGTGAAAAAGTCCGCGCCCTGGTTGTTGAAAACTTCACGCTCAAGCTTATCGCCGCTGTGATGACCAGCGCCCTGTGGCTGTCGGCGACCAAACAGGATGCCATCCCCTTTGTTCTGCGCGGGGTGCCCGTCAACTATCAGGGGTTACGTGAGGACCTGGTCATTGCCAACATCCACGAAGTGCAGGAAGTGACCCTGCGCGTACGCGGCCCCCGTGATGTCGTCGAGCGCCTGCGGCCCGAATCGTTCGTGATTACCGTCTCACTGGCGGGCAAAAATCCCGGCGACCGGGTCATTCTCCTGCGGGAAGAGGCTCGTATCGAGAAGCCGGCCGGGGTGGAAATCCTGGAAATCGAACCGTCCCGACTGACCCTGAATCTGGAACGGCAGGTTTATCGGCAGGTGGACATCAAGCCGAACTTCCGTGGCACTCTGCCGGTGGACCGGGAAATTGCCGAGTATCAGGTTGTGCCTGCCACGACAATGCTGCGCGGCCCCGAAGCGCAGGTCTATGCCCTGCCGTCCGTGGGCACAGAGACCATCTGGCTCAACGTCCATGACCGTTCGTTTACGGAACGCTACAAGGTGGATGTCAAGGACCCGCGCATCGAGATTGTCGGAGCGCAGGAAGTCGAAGTGAAGGTCACGATTCGTCCCGTCATCCTGCGCCGCCGTCTGGATGTGATTCTGGATACACCGGGCACCCCACCCACCCGGCTGGAGGTGACGGTAGAGGGGCCCAAGTCCGTTGTGGAAAAGCTCCGGGGGCGTGATTTTCAGGCGACGGTTGGTGCCGACCTTGTCTCTGAGCGTCCCCCCCGGCGGAAAGTGGTGGTACTGCCGCCGCCGGACCTCGCTGAGCAGGTGCAAGTGGTGCGTGTCAGCCCGGATGAGGTGATCAACCGGCGTTCCGAACAGGGAAGCACCAGATGA
- a CDS encoding lysophospholipid acyltransferase family protein, with product MLWILKVIIHALFRVVFTLEYRGVENVPLTGAVILAGNHPSYLDPVLISLPIRRRIRFVAWDKLFTIPLLGPLIRFFGAFPVDTTRRDQQAFAQALQVLREGEALGIFPEAGLSKEARMNALLKSGTARLALAVPCPIVPVTIAGARAAWPRGQWLPLPRKITVKYHPPIYPPRAGDASAVEDKELAQALTEQLRQTIERRLLPALKVGAKRAELYRRPAWALRAYEYLPLGVCLLGLGLGGRSWALVLPTLAYLGYVLLDIWVLPQQRLTKVLRDLALPVWLVATYPWAVTTFVTPELHARFLGAPAWILGLMWASILFPFHWTSYPDTQRFLRGLAISYLVCWWLEVIRPEEGGQGLQVLSLSFVIAYALVIRHLHWPLVMIGSTTYLLLFGWLLPEAWTIDLLYYAVAGVAVGGYVSAVKFTAHDGRWV from the coding sequence TTGCTGTGGATTCTCAAGGTCATCATCCACGCCCTGTTTCGCGTGGTGTTCACACTCGAATATAGGGGGGTTGAGAATGTCCCCCTGACGGGGGCGGTCATTCTGGCAGGGAATCACCCAAGCTATCTCGACCCGGTGTTGATTTCGCTCCCGATTCGGCGGCGGATTCGCTTCGTTGCCTGGGACAAGTTGTTCACCATTCCGCTGCTCGGTCCGCTGATTCGTTTCTTCGGGGCCTTTCCCGTGGATACGACCCGGCGGGATCAGCAGGCTTTTGCACAGGCCCTCCAGGTGCTGCGTGAGGGGGAGGCGTTGGGAATTTTCCCTGAAGCCGGACTTTCCAAGGAAGCGCGTATGAATGCCCTGCTCAAGTCCGGGACAGCGCGGCTGGCTTTGGCCGTGCCGTGTCCCATTGTGCCGGTCACCATTGCTGGCGCGCGGGCCGCGTGGCCGCGCGGGCAGTGGCTGCCGCTTCCACGGAAAATTACGGTCAAATACCATCCGCCCATCTACCCACCTCGGGCAGGGGACGCCAGTGCCGTCGAAGACAAGGAACTGGCCCAGGCCCTGACCGAGCAGCTTCGGCAGACCATTGAGCGCCGCCTCCTGCCGGCGCTCAAGGTGGGGGCGAAGCGGGCCGAACTGTATCGCCGTCCGGCCTGGGCCCTGCGGGCGTATGAATATCTCCCGTTGGGGGTCTGTCTGCTGGGGCTTGGTCTCGGCGGCCGGAGTTGGGCGCTGGTGCTGCCCACGCTGGCTTATCTCGGATATGTCCTGCTGGATATTTGGGTGCTTCCGCAACAGCGCCTGACCAAGGTGCTGCGCGATCTGGCGCTTCCGGTCTGGCTGGTGGCGACCTACCCCTGGGCAGTGACCACGTTCGTCACCCCTGAACTGCACGCCCGCTTTCTGGGAGCGCCCGCCTGGATTCTGGGGCTGATGTGGGCCAGTATCCTGTTTCCCTTTCACTGGACAAGTTACCCCGATACCCAGCGTTTTCTGCGTGGGCTGGCCATCAGTTATCTGGTGTGCTGGTGGCTGGAAGTCATCCGGCCTGAAGAGGGCGGGCAGGGGTTGCAGGTGTTGTCGCTGTCATTTGTCATTGCCTATGCTCTGGTCATCCGTCACCTGCACTGGCCGTTGGTGATGATTGGAAGCACGACCTACCTGCTGCTGTTTGGATGGCTTTTGCCGGAAGCCTGGACGATTGACCTGCTCTATTACGCGGTTGCCGGGGTGGCGGTTGGCGGCTACGTGTCCGCGGTCAAGTTCACAGCTCACGACGGCCGCTGGGTGTAA
- a CDS encoding TonB-dependent receptor has translation MPTFWGLAHGAARWVPVLWLVWLLPSLAMAQGTTSRLTGTVRDPSGALVAGARVTLTNEGTNVSLETQTSESGVYVFDSVQVGVYTVTVEANGFKRLALKGNPVNVGQPTTVNATLEVGGAQEVVEVTGAAERIQTSSSGNLGNLVEQQTIVALPIVGARGRNPLEFINFQPGVVVGANTGGGVHVHGARDRAVNFTLDGIDTNETSAGGSNFSPTRVNPDALAEFRVITSNPSAENGRSSGAQVNMITRSGTNEFHGTAFWFYQTPGFNANEYENNLNGIVKRQFVQHIAGGSLGGPIVRNRLFFFTNFQALRASEGRPVTRIVYTQTARQGIFRYVIGGRNLPFGATGASVDANGNPVPGLNIGTYNIGMMDPQGLGLDPTIRRIIDLTPLPNNFAVGDGLNTAGFLFNARGREQQEDYTTKVDYVISDRQTIFARVSWGRQDSLGDFANAGPAAFPNTARLVDTRRRPRNVAINHRWSPTSSLTNEFVVGLNRFTFSFDNPDPDFANNPPVTLNDVTTPTSNLAPVINRRALTTFQFVDNLTYVRGAHTIKAGFNLRFGRHIDRRTSVAGLNTQPSVNFSTAINTVSVAAFGIPGNINTAFDLPLLQRTINNLLGRVGRISQAFVSIGNQYGPPGTIFTADARYPEYDFYVQDTWRLRPNLTVDYGLRWELRPVFREPRRLAVPDQRLAFGAPPTNTARWIKGEPFSDDLNNLAPSVGVAWDPFGDGKTSIRANYRLAYDRLNTFLASSFLLPTVPGETIGVINDTFGQGGGRLRNLPTLSPPAGVSPNALRQPPAFSANSITVFDPNYRTPKVHQWALSIQRDLGWNLVLEANYIGRHGNGLLSGYNANQVKIFENGFLDAFNTMRPCAVSGTFTPACNSPLINQLLANPNGSQTTINNFRGSLTTNNVAGLAVSLAQQIGANLPARGFSPFFFFDFPQYTGGLFVVDSYDFSNYHAAELQLSRRFRDGLSFQFSYTLAKSLDTRSFDPTFTVAASGAVQSASSTPFDIRNRRINYARSDFDRTHSFQGNFVWELPFGRGRQYANSLNPVLDQIIGGWMAAGVVRWTSGRPFTVFSGSNTLSNAVQSFADCNGCSRSLGSLRQEAGTTFFFTADERARFSIPAPGTLGNTGRNFFTGPGFFQLDLTVAKTFRIVEGVNLQYRLEMQNATNTPSFAFPTAIVTSATFGRIRDAVVSGSRRIQMALKFTF, from the coding sequence ATGCCGACTTTCTGGGGGCTTGCCCACGGGGCAGCCCGTTGGGTACCGGTGCTTTGGCTTGTCTGGTTGTTGCCATCCCTGGCAATGGCGCAGGGAACAACCTCCCGTTTGACGGGAACGGTACGTGACCCTTCCGGCGCGCTCGTCGCCGGCGCGCGGGTGACGTTGACCAACGAGGGCACAAACGTTTCACTCGAAACACAGACGAGTGAAAGTGGTGTCTATGTGTTTGATTCTGTTCAGGTTGGAGTCTATACCGTGACGGTCGAGGCCAACGGTTTCAAGCGGCTGGCTCTCAAAGGCAATCCGGTCAACGTCGGACAGCCGACAACGGTTAATGCCACGCTGGAGGTTGGCGGGGCGCAGGAGGTTGTTGAAGTAACAGGCGCTGCGGAGCGCATCCAGACCAGCAGTTCCGGCAACCTGGGCAATCTGGTTGAGCAGCAGACCATCGTGGCGCTGCCCATCGTCGGGGCACGCGGCCGCAACCCGCTGGAATTCATCAACTTTCAGCCTGGTGTCGTGGTTGGAGCCAACACCGGGGGCGGCGTTCACGTGCATGGCGCCCGTGACCGCGCTGTGAATTTCACGCTCGATGGCATTGACACCAATGAAACGAGCGCTGGCGGGTCGAACTTCTCGCCCACCCGTGTCAACCCCGATGCCCTGGCTGAGTTTCGCGTCATCACGAGCAACCCGTCGGCCGAAAACGGGCGCAGCAGCGGCGCGCAGGTGAACATGATCACCCGCTCCGGGACGAATGAATTTCACGGCACGGCGTTTTGGTTCTACCAGACGCCCGGCTTCAACGCGAACGAGTACGAAAACAATCTCAACGGCATCGTCAAGCGGCAGTTCGTCCAGCACATTGCCGGGGGGAGTCTGGGCGGGCCCATCGTCCGCAACCGGCTGTTTTTCTTCACGAACTTTCAGGCGCTGCGCGCCAGCGAAGGGCGTCCGGTGACGCGCATTGTTTATACCCAGACGGCGCGGCAGGGCATCTTTCGCTACGTCATCGGAGGCCGCAACCTGCCCTTCGGCGCTACGGGCGCTTCGGTGGATGCCAATGGCAATCCCGTACCGGGACTCAACATCGGGACGTACAACATCGGCATGATGGACCCCCAGGGATTGGGGCTTGACCCAACGATCCGGCGCATCATTGACCTGACACCGCTGCCCAACAACTTTGCCGTGGGAGATGGTCTCAATACGGCCGGTTTCCTGTTCAACGCCCGCGGCCGCGAGCAGCAGGAGGACTACACCACCAAGGTGGATTATGTCATCAGCGACCGGCAGACCATTTTTGCACGGGTTTCGTGGGGGCGGCAGGACTCGCTGGGCGACTTTGCCAACGCAGGCCCGGCAGCTTTTCCCAACACAGCACGTCTGGTGGATACCCGGCGCCGCCCCCGGAACGTGGCCATCAACCACCGGTGGTCGCCGACAAGCAGCCTGACCAATGAATTCGTCGTGGGGCTCAACCGGTTCACCTTCAGTTTTGACAACCCCGACCCGGACTTTGCCAACAATCCGCCGGTCACGCTCAACGACGTGACGACGCCCACTTCCAATCTGGCGCCGGTCATCAACCGGCGGGCGCTGACGACCTTCCAGTTCGTGGACAACCTGACCTACGTGCGTGGCGCCCATACAATCAAGGCAGGCTTCAACCTGCGCTTTGGCCGGCATATTGACCGCCGGACTTCCGTCGCCGGTCTCAATACCCAACCCTCGGTCAACTTCAGCACGGCCATCAACACGGTGAGCGTGGCGGCGTTTGGGATTCCGGGTAACATCAACACGGCTTTTGACCTGCCACTGTTGCAGCGGACGATCAACAACCTGCTGGGGCGCGTCGGACGGATTTCCCAGGCCTTCGTTTCAATTGGCAACCAGTACGGCCCACCGGGGACGATCTTCACAGCCGATGCACGCTATCCAGAGTATGACTTCTACGTACAGGACACGTGGCGGCTGCGGCCCAATCTGACGGTTGACTACGGCCTGCGCTGGGAACTTCGCCCGGTCTTTCGCGAACCACGGCGGCTGGCCGTGCCTGACCAGCGGCTGGCCTTTGGCGCTCCGCCCACCAATACGGCGCGATGGATCAAGGGGGAGCCTTTTTCCGATGATCTGAACAACCTTGCGCCAAGTGTTGGCGTGGCGTGGGACCCGTTCGGGGACGGCAAAACGTCAATCCGCGCCAACTACCGCCTGGCTTACGACCGCCTCAACACCTTCTTGGCTTCCTCGTTTTTGTTACCGACAGTGCCAGGGGAAACCATAGGGGTAATCAATGACACGTTTGGGCAAGGTGGGGGACGCCTGCGCAACCTGCCGACGCTGTCACCACCGGCCGGGGTCTCGCCCAATGCTCTTCGCCAGCCACCAGCGTTTTCAGCCAACAGCATCACGGTCTTTGACCCGAACTACCGGACGCCGAAGGTTCACCAGTGGGCGCTCAGCATCCAGCGCGACCTGGGGTGGAACCTCGTGCTGGAAGCCAACTACATCGGGCGGCACGGGAACGGGCTGCTGAGCGGCTACAACGCCAATCAGGTGAAAATCTTTGAAAATGGTTTCCTCGATGCCTTCAACACCATGCGCCCCTGCGCCGTGTCGGGGACGTTTACGCCTGCCTGCAACAGCCCGCTCATCAACCAGTTGCTGGCCAATCCGAACGGTTCGCAGACGACCATCAACAACTTCCGTGGCAGCCTGACGACAAACAACGTTGCCGGGCTGGCTGTGTCGCTGGCGCAGCAGATTGGCGCCAACCTGCCGGCGCGCGGCTTTTCACCCTTTTTCTTCTTTGACTTTCCGCAGTACACCGGCGGTCTGTTCGTTGTGGACAGCTATGACTTTTCCAACTACCACGCGGCTGAACTTCAGTTGTCGCGGCGGTTTCGGGATGGGCTGAGCTTTCAGTTCAGCTACACTTTGGCGAAGTCCCTGGACACCCGTTCGTTTGATCCGACCTTCACGGTGGCGGCCAGCGGCGCGGTGCAGTCGGCTTCGAGTACGCCGTTTGACATCCGCAACCGGCGCATCAACTACGCCCGGTCAGACTTTGACCGGACGCATTCGTTCCAGGGGAATTTTGTCTGGGAGTTGCCGTTTGGGCGCGGACGCCAGTATGCCAACAGCCTCAATCCGGTGCTGGATCAAATTATTGGAGGATGGATGGCAGCCGGCGTGGTGCGGTGGACCTCCGGGCGTCCCTTCACGGTCTTTTCCGGTTCCAATACCCTGAGCAATGCCGTGCAGTCGTTTGCTGACTGCAATGGGTGCTCCCGCTCACTCGGCTCTCTCCGGCAGGAAGCCGGAACAACCTTCTTTTTCACGGCAGATGAACGCGCGCGCTTCAGCATTCCGGCGCCGGGCACGCTGGGGAACACCGGCCGCAACTTCTTTACGGGGCCGGGCTTTTTCCAGCTTGACCTGACGGTAGCCAAGACCTTCCGCATTGTGGAAGGGGTCAACCTGCAGTACCGGCTGGAGATGCAAAATGCGACAAATACGCCGTCTTTTGCCTTTCCAACGGCCATTGTGACCAGCGCCACCTTTGGTCGGATTCGGGACGCCGTGGTGAGCGGCTCACGCCGGATTCAGATGGCGCTCAAGTTCACGTTCTGA
- a CDS encoding tetratricopeptide repeat protein: MAHAQTQRRHSRRSYLWVWLLAGLILAVGRAQAGEPTSAAELLAAAQSSRQAHAYAIAVRYAEQAAQTGEGAIQADALAEMGLIYLTAECLEPATRYFQELSRRFPEDDRGPAGLAAVALAAGQLDDCEQQLADLLVRYPDAVSVHILGARLFIERNRAAEARRHAERAVALAPNYPDALAVLCAVRVMERKPSEVRQLAERILELQPDNIRVRRTYSQYIRSRKAHRLPSPAARAAYASGQAARQRQDIESACRYFDQALEHDPTFFAALLSRAALALEREELDRAEELARRALVLDAEHPLPHLQLSLVNLARHEAAARTLGAPIPQLTFHDALPVELVKDELEAVFPNLDTLTPGQRQIVLATIAPLAHFLPKLRRCGARHWILPLDRQLGDLPGCASLAERTTFDGRYYGSLRGVGGVVTVSGIETLRAVEHGGFNTLAHEFAHQIHSCALDAATLERIEKLYDAAVRDGHALDYYAASDKFEYFAQGYEAYISTAKRRPASPTAGHTREELARRDPGLFALFEELAQCGTVSAGTTPRHR, encoded by the coding sequence TTGGCTCACGCTCAAACGCAGCGACGCCACAGCAGACGGTCCTACCTTTGGGTCTGGCTGCTGGCTGGTCTCATCCTGGCCGTCGGTCGGGCACAAGCCGGCGAACCAACCAGTGCCGCGGAACTTCTTGCGGCTGCACAGTCTTCCCGCCAGGCTCATGCCTACGCCATAGCCGTCCGCTATGCTGAACAGGCCGCCCAGACCGGTGAGGGAGCCATTCAGGCCGACGCACTGGCTGAAATGGGGCTGATTTACCTCACGGCGGAATGCCTTGAACCGGCAACCAGGTATTTTCAGGAACTGTCCCGCCGCTTCCCCGAAGATGACCGCGGTCCGGCCGGGCTGGCCGCCGTTGCCTTGGCTGCCGGACAGCTCGATGACTGTGAGCAGCAACTGGCCGACCTGCTGGTGCGGTATCCCGATGCGGTCAGTGTTCACATTCTGGGGGCGCGCCTGTTCATCGAGCGCAACCGGGCGGCGGAAGCGCGCCGCCATGCCGAGCGGGCCGTGGCGCTGGCGCCCAATTACCCCGATGCCCTGGCCGTGCTGTGTGCAGTGCGTGTTATGGAACGCAAGCCCAGTGAAGTACGGCAACTGGCCGAGCGCATCCTCGAACTCCAACCGGACAACATCCGGGTACGACGTACATACTCCCAGTACATCCGCAGCCGCAAAGCCCACCGTCTGCCTTCGCCGGCCGCCCGCGCGGCCTATGCTTCAGGACAGGCAGCGCGGCAACGGCAGGACATCGAGAGCGCCTGTCGCTACTTCGATCAGGCGCTGGAACATGACCCCACCTTCTTTGCCGCCCTGCTCAGCCGGGCGGCGCTGGCCCTGGAACGTGAAGAACTGGACCGGGCAGAAGAACTCGCCCGGCGTGCCCTTGTACTCGATGCCGAGCACCCGCTGCCCCATTTGCAGTTGAGTTTGGTCAACCTGGCGCGCCACGAGGCCGCCGCCCGCACCCTGGGCGCGCCGATTCCCCAGCTCACCTTTCACGATGCCCTGCCGGTTGAGCTGGTAAAGGATGAACTGGAAGCCGTTTTCCCGAACCTGGACACCCTGACGCCCGGCCAGCGGCAGATTGTACTGGCCACGATTGCGCCACTGGCGCATTTCCTCCCCAAACTGCGCCGGTGTGGCGCGCGGCACTGGATTTTGCCGCTTGACCGGCAGCTTGGCGATCTGCCGGGCTGTGCGTCACTGGCCGAACGGACGACGTTTGACGGCCGCTACTACGGAAGCCTGCGCGGAGTGGGCGGCGTGGTGACGGTTTCCGGTATCGAAACGCTGCGGGCCGTTGAACACGGCGGCTTCAACACACTGGCGCATGAGTTCGCCCACCAGATTCATAGCTGTGCACTGGACGCCGCCACGCTCGAACGCATCGAGAAACTCTATGACGCTGCCGTGCGGGACGGGCATGCGCTGGACTACTATGCCGCCTCGGACAAATTCGAGTATTTTGCCCAGGGCTATGAAGCCTACATCTCCACGGCCAAGCGGCGGCCGGCAAGTCCCACAGCCGGGCACACCCGTGAAGAACTTGCCCGCCGCGATCCCGGATTGTTTGCCCTGTTCGAGGAACTTGCCCAATGTGGTACGGTCAGCGCAGGCACGACACCGCGCCACCGCTAG